One Thermoflexus hugenholtzii JAD2 DNA window includes the following coding sequences:
- a CDS encoding pseudouridine-5'-phosphate glycosidase, giving the protein MSTPGSAVDFEFGAMGFSTKNAYFRFGPHVKEARARRQPIVALETVVVAFGLPRPANLQVAHEMEETIRAEGVVPATIGLLDGQIVVGLTPAELERFAGDEGVRKVSRRDLPIALARRQIGATTVATTVWAAARAGIRVVATGGIGGVHRGAPFDVSNDLPTLATEPVLVVCAGPKAILDLRATREWLETHGIPILGWGMETMPAFYSASSGLPVDARVDSAEEAAAIARVHWTLGGKGILVTVPPPADFALPRERLETILEEAMAEAERAGVQGWALTPFLLARVAERTGGESVALNRALLIENARIAARIARALEA; this is encoded by the coding sequence ATGTCCACGCCTGGATCGGCAGTTGATTTTGAGTTTGGGGCGATGGGTTTTTCCACTAAGAACGCCTATTTCCGCTTCGGCCCCCACGTGAAGGAAGCCCGGGCGCGCCGCCAGCCGATCGTTGCCCTGGAGACGGTGGTGGTCGCCTTCGGCCTTCCCCGACCGGCCAACCTCCAGGTCGCCCATGAGATGGAGGAAACCATCCGCGCTGAGGGAGTGGTCCCGGCGACCATCGGGCTCCTGGATGGACAGATCGTCGTTGGCCTGACGCCGGCTGAGCTGGAGCGATTCGCGGGAGATGAGGGCGTCCGGAAGGTGAGCCGGCGCGATCTCCCGATCGCCCTGGCACGTCGCCAGATCGGCGCCACCACGGTGGCGACCACCGTCTGGGCCGCCGCCCGCGCGGGGATCCGCGTGGTGGCCACGGGTGGGATCGGCGGGGTGCATCGGGGCGCCCCCTTCGATGTCTCCAATGACCTGCCCACCCTGGCCACCGAGCCGGTGCTGGTGGTCTGCGCCGGCCCCAAGGCCATCCTGGATCTGCGGGCGACGCGGGAGTGGCTGGAAACGCATGGGATCCCGATCCTGGGGTGGGGGATGGAAACTATGCCCGCTTTCTACAGCGCCTCCAGCGGGCTGCCGGTGGACGCCCGGGTGGACTCGGCGGAGGAAGCCGCCGCCATCGCCCGGGTCCACTGGACCCTGGGGGGCAAGGGGATCCTGGTGACGGTCCCGCCCCCGGCGGACTTCGCCCTCCCGAGGGAGCGTCTGGAGACCATCTTGGAGGAGGCGATGGCCGAGGCGGAGCGGGCGGGCGTGCAGGGATGGGCCCTCACGCCCTTCCTGCTGGCCCGGGTGGCCGAACGGACGGGCGGGGAGAGCGTGGCCCTGAACCGGGCGCTGCTGATCGAAAACGCCCGCATCGCCGCCCGCATCGCCCGAGCGCTGGAGGCATAA
- a CDS encoding type II toxin-antitoxin system VapC family toxin produces MIYLDTSVLLVFTLARKLEPTRFEAVSKLFQLINQGAVKAATSFYALHELLVIAITRTEPNWEAGSEFARQAFLTLLSTRLLYVPIPRREEKLLRARLFAALRDPTDLPHAIAAHIAGCTAIVAYDDHFRAIENVIPYKTPEVIVAELEARSSRL; encoded by the coding sequence GTGATCTATCTGGATACCTCTGTGCTGCTGGTCTTCACGCTGGCCCGGAAGCTGGAGCCCACACGATTTGAGGCGGTTTCGAAGTTATTCCAGCTCATCAACCAGGGTGCGGTTAAAGCAGCAACTTCTTTCTATGCGCTCCATGAGCTACTGGTCATCGCGATCACCCGCACGGAGCCAAACTGGGAAGCAGGCAGCGAATTTGCCCGTCAGGCCTTCCTCACGCTTTTGAGCACCCGCTTGCTTTATGTGCCGATCCCTCGCCGCGAGGAGAAGTTGCTCCGGGCCAGGCTCTTCGCAGCGCTGAGAGATCCGACGGATCTTCCTCATGCGATTGCCGCCCACATCGCAGGCTGCACGGCGATCGTGGCCTACGATGATCATTTCCGGGCGATCGAGAATGTAATTCCCTATAAAACGCCGGAGGTCATCGTCGCGGAGCTGGAAGCACGATCATCCCGCTTATAG
- a CDS encoding pseudouridine-5'-phosphate glycosidase yields MNAYFRFGPHVKEARARRQPIVALETVVVAFGLPRPANLSIVSKILQPLVEPGALC; encoded by the coding sequence ATGAACGCCTATTTCCGCTTCGGCCCCCACGTGAAGGAAGCCCGGGCGCGCCGCCAGCCGATCGTCGCCTTGGAGACGGTGGTGGTCGCCTTCGGCCTTCCCCGACCGGCCAACCTCTCGATCGTTAGCAAAATCCTCCAACCCCTGGTGGAACCCGGGGCTTTATGCTAA
- the xseA gene encoding exodeoxyribonuclease VII large subunit, with protein sequence MSEWEELEQAPITYLTVSQLAAHLKEVIESRFAWGDLWVEGEVGDLRPTAPGHIFFSLKEGRAQITCVIWRTQAARMAHLPANGQTIVARGRIGYYEDRGDCRLYVDRWLPIGLGQRFLALEALKRRLEAEGLFDPTRKRTLPPFPRRIGVVTSPAGAALRDILNILRRRWPLAEVILSPTVVQGDDAPLSIATALETLWMVAGVDLAIIARGGGSNEELWAFNDERVVRAVASSPFPVVSGVGHAIDLTLTDAAADVHAPTPSAAAELATPDRDAVAAQIAGWRDRLEQAIRARLERAGQALTTLRARLQAHAPERELHARLERLHRLQTRLRSAIDQQILQAEARWGYHQARLEALNPHAVLARGYALVRRADGRLVTRADQVQPGEPLTVQWIDGEVPVRVEGGSPG encoded by the coding sequence ATGAGCGAGTGGGAGGAACTTGAACAGGCTCCCATCACTTACCTCACGGTATCCCAGCTGGCCGCCCATCTGAAGGAAGTGATCGAATCCCGCTTCGCCTGGGGGGATCTGTGGGTGGAGGGAGAAGTGGGGGATCTCCGCCCTACGGCGCCAGGCCACATCTTCTTCTCACTAAAAGAAGGGCGGGCCCAGATCACCTGTGTCATCTGGCGGACGCAGGCGGCCCGGATGGCCCATCTGCCGGCGAACGGACAGACCATTGTGGCGCGCGGGCGGATCGGTTACTACGAGGATCGGGGGGATTGCCGTCTATATGTGGATCGCTGGCTTCCCATCGGCCTGGGCCAGCGATTCCTGGCCCTTGAGGCGTTAAAGCGTCGGCTGGAGGCGGAGGGGCTGTTCGACCCCACCCGCAAGCGGACGCTGCCTCCGTTCCCCCGCCGGATCGGCGTGGTGACCTCGCCGGCGGGAGCAGCTCTTCGGGACATCCTGAACATCCTCCGGCGACGATGGCCCCTGGCGGAGGTGATCCTCTCCCCTACGGTTGTCCAGGGAGATGATGCTCCCCTTTCGATCGCCACAGCGTTGGAGACCCTCTGGATGGTGGCAGGGGTGGATCTGGCTATCATCGCACGGGGTGGAGGGTCCAATGAGGAGCTGTGGGCTTTCAACGACGAGCGGGTGGTTCGGGCCGTGGCGTCCTCGCCGTTCCCGGTGGTCTCGGGCGTCGGCCATGCCATCGATCTCACTCTGACGGATGCCGCTGCTGATGTGCACGCGCCCACACCCTCCGCGGCAGCAGAGCTGGCCACCCCGGATCGGGACGCGGTGGCCGCTCAGATCGCCGGATGGCGGGATCGCCTGGAGCAGGCGATACGCGCCCGCCTGGAGCGGGCGGGGCAGGCCCTGACGACCCTGCGCGCGCGCCTGCAGGCCCACGCGCCCGAGCGGGAGCTGCACGCTCGTCTGGAGCGCCTGCACCGGCTGCAGACCCGGCTGAGGAGCGCGATCGATCAGCAGATCCTGCAAGCGGAAGCCCGGTGGGGCTACCACCAGGCCCGACTGGAGGCGCTGAACCCCCACGCCGTCCTGGCCCGAGGCTACGCCCTGGTCCGCCGGGCCGATGGCCGCCTGGTCACCCGGGCGGATCAGGTCCAGCCCGGCGAGCCGCTCACCGTGCAGTGGATCGACGGAGAGGTCCCCGTGCGGGTGGAAGGAGGTTCCCCCGGATGA
- a CDS encoding SIS domain-containing protein — protein sequence MWVEEEIRQQPEVADRLLREGWPEAERIAAEARRFQPALVMLAARGSSDNAARYGQYLLGAFAGLPAALATPSLFTFYRRPPRLDHAWVIGISQSGRSPDIVEVIREARRQGGLTLAITNDPGSPLAAEAHAVLPLRAGAERAVAATKTYTAQLVALAMLTAAWTGDRTMQEELRRLPEAMARALESKGPAREAAASWWRASHGVVIGRGFNYATAFEIALKLKELTYIVAEPYSSADFLHGPIALVEPGFPVFLIAPGPTFHAEMQDLARLLRERAAHLTLCSEDPERLRHADVGIPLPPVPEWLSPAVAVIPGQWFAVSLARWKGLDPDRPRGLQKVTETR from the coding sequence ATGTGGGTGGAAGAGGAGATCCGCCAGCAACCGGAAGTGGCCGACCGCCTGCTCCGGGAAGGATGGCCGGAGGCGGAGCGGATCGCGGCGGAGGCGCGGCGCTTTCAACCGGCCCTCGTGATGCTGGCCGCCCGGGGCAGCTCCGATAACGCCGCCCGCTACGGTCAGTATCTGCTCGGAGCGTTCGCCGGGCTGCCCGCCGCCCTGGCCACCCCCTCCCTGTTCACCTTCTACCGACGTCCGCCCCGGCTGGACCACGCGTGGGTGATCGGCATCTCCCAATCCGGCCGCTCCCCGGACATCGTGGAGGTGATCCGGGAGGCCCGCCGCCAGGGCGGCCTCACCCTCGCCATCACCAACGACCCAGGTTCCCCGCTGGCGGCCGAGGCCCACGCGGTGCTGCCCCTGCGCGCAGGGGCGGAGCGGGCGGTGGCCGCCACCAAAACCTACACGGCCCAGCTCGTCGCCCTGGCCATGCTGACCGCCGCCTGGACGGGGGATCGAACGATGCAGGAGGAGCTGCGCCGGCTGCCGGAAGCTATGGCCCGGGCCCTGGAGAGCAAGGGGCCCGCCCGCGAGGCCGCTGCCTCCTGGTGGCGGGCCTCCCACGGCGTGGTGATCGGCCGGGGCTTCAACTACGCCACCGCCTTCGAGATCGCCCTCAAGCTCAAGGAGCTCACCTACATCGTGGCGGAGCCGTATTCCTCGGCAGATTTCCTCCACGGGCCCATCGCCCTCGTGGAGCCGGGCTTCCCGGTCTTCTTGATCGCGCCAGGGCCCACCTTCCACGCGGAGATGCAGGACCTGGCCCGTCTGTTGCGGGAACGGGCGGCCCATCTCACCCTCTGCAGCGAGGATCCGGAGCGGCTCCGCCATGCAGACGTCGGCATCCCGTTGCCTCCCGTCCCGGAGTGGCTCTCCCCGGCGGTGGCGGTGATCCCCGGCCAGTGGTTCGCCGTCTCCCTCGCCCGATGGAAAGGGCTGGATCCAGACCGGCCGCGAGGCCTGCAGAAGGTCACGGAAACGCGATGA
- a CDS encoding MaoC/PaaZ C-terminal domain-containing protein has protein sequence MTTWSAGPRGLFFEDLEVGWKVRTPGRTVTEADIVGFAGLSGDYTPLHTDAEYARGTMFGERIAHGLLGLAIASGLATRLGFLEETVEAFTGLEWKFRAPIRIGDTLYAEIEVAQKRPTPDGRAGFVVFNVQVRNQRGEVVQRGQWTLLVRARGAGAPQASPAASPERPSEG, from the coding sequence ATGACAACGTGGAGTGCAGGACCACGTGGATTGTTCTTTGAGGACCTGGAGGTCGGGTGGAAAGTCCGCACCCCCGGCCGCACGGTCACCGAGGCGGACATCGTGGGGTTCGCCGGCCTCTCCGGGGATTACACGCCGCTGCACACCGACGCGGAATACGCCCGCGGCACCATGTTTGGGGAACGGATCGCCCACGGGCTGCTGGGGCTGGCTATCGCCTCCGGCCTGGCGACCCGCCTCGGCTTCCTGGAGGAGACGGTGGAGGCCTTCACCGGCCTGGAGTGGAAGTTCCGCGCTCCCATCCGCATCGGCGACACCCTCTACGCCGAGATTGAGGTGGCCCAGAAACGCCCCACGCCCGACGGCCGCGCGGGCTTCGTGGTCTTCAACGTCCAGGTCCGCAACCAGCGGGGCGAGGTGGTTCAGCGGGGCCAGTGGACCCTTCTGGTGCGCGCTCGGGGTGCCGGGGCGCCTCAGGCCTCTCCGGCGGCTTCCCCAGAGCGTCCTTCGGAAGGATGA
- a CDS encoding 2-oxoacid:acceptor oxidoreductase subunit alpha, translated as MPKRFVSWMIGGPQGSGINVAAETLAKAFSRGGLHVFANIEYHSNIMGKHSYYRVRVSEEPVHAPVDEVHLLAALDEETLFGDHHHNPEFPTHHGHVHEVVPGGGIIYDADLGDIRERLGRDDLRLYPVPYFEMIRRALEPFGKAAEYRQYDIMRNTVALGATLAVLDYDFDLVAEVIREQFKGRRARLADLNIQALRVTYDYVHEHFGNDFPWKVRRRERRPDQILIRGVQAVALGKLQAGLGVQTYYPISPATDESTYLEAVQSRYNVVVIQTEDEISAINMAVGAAHAGARASTSTAGPGFALMPEGVGFAAITEAPGLVVFLYQRGGPSTGLPTRTEQADLGFALHPAHGEFPHIVIAPGDVVEAFYDSFEAFNWADRYQMPVIVLVDKYLASSYITVPRFNTRNLVIDRGVRYRPDGQRDGYLRHAVTENGISPWVVPGTEGVVFWTTSDEHNPKGHISEGVIHRVEQMDKRMRKLELAAREIPDSKKFTLHGPEDAQVTLVGWGTTKGAILDALEELSAFNGLTFNFLQIRMMRPFPAEPVGAILRRARRVILIENNYSGQLGNLIREMTGFRIPHRVLKYDGRPFTVNEVIEGVRRALQDNEERIVMISSEAREVIPWPTR; from the coding sequence ATGCCCAAACGGTTTGTCTCCTGGATGATCGGGGGGCCTCAGGGCAGCGGGATCAACGTGGCGGCGGAGACCCTGGCCAAGGCCTTCAGCCGAGGGGGCCTTCACGTTTTCGCCAACATCGAATACCACTCCAACATCATGGGCAAACATAGCTACTATCGGGTCCGCGTCTCGGAGGAGCCCGTCCATGCCCCGGTGGATGAGGTCCACCTGCTGGCGGCCCTCGATGAAGAGACCCTCTTTGGCGACCATCACCACAACCCCGAGTTCCCCACCCACCACGGCCATGTCCACGAGGTGGTCCCGGGCGGGGGGATCATTTACGACGCGGACCTGGGGGACATCCGAGAGCGGCTGGGGCGGGATGACCTGCGTCTGTATCCGGTGCCGTACTTCGAGATGATCCGCCGGGCGCTGGAGCCCTTCGGAAAGGCGGCGGAATACCGGCAGTATGACATCATGCGGAACACGGTGGCCCTGGGGGCGACCCTGGCCGTCCTGGATTACGATTTCGATCTGGTCGCGGAGGTCATCCGCGAACAGTTCAAGGGGCGCCGGGCTCGGCTGGCGGATCTCAACATCCAGGCGCTGCGGGTCACGTATGACTACGTGCATGAGCACTTCGGGAACGACTTCCCCTGGAAGGTGCGCCGGCGGGAGCGGCGGCCGGATCAGATCCTGATCCGCGGGGTGCAGGCGGTGGCCCTGGGCAAGCTCCAGGCGGGGCTGGGGGTGCAGACCTACTATCCCATCAGCCCGGCCACCGACGAGAGCACGTATCTGGAGGCGGTCCAGAGCCGCTACAACGTGGTGGTGATCCAGACGGAGGACGAGATCTCGGCGATCAACATGGCGGTCGGGGCGGCCCATGCGGGCGCCCGGGCCTCCACCTCCACCGCCGGGCCCGGGTTCGCCCTGATGCCGGAAGGCGTCGGGTTCGCCGCCATCACCGAGGCGCCGGGCCTGGTGGTGTTCCTCTACCAGCGCGGCGGCCCCAGCACCGGGCTGCCCACGCGCACGGAGCAGGCGGACCTGGGGTTCGCTCTGCACCCGGCCCACGGGGAGTTCCCTCACATCGTCATCGCCCCGGGGGACGTGGTGGAGGCCTTCTACGACAGCTTCGAGGCCTTCAACTGGGCGGACCGCTACCAGATGCCGGTGATCGTGCTGGTGGACAAATACCTCGCCAGCAGCTACATCACCGTCCCCCGCTTTAACACCCGGAACCTGGTCATCGACCGCGGGGTCCGCTATCGGCCCGATGGCCAGCGGGACGGCTACCTGCGCCACGCGGTGACCGAGAACGGGATCTCCCCATGGGTGGTCCCGGGGACGGAGGGGGTGGTGTTCTGGACGACCAGCGATGAGCACAACCCGAAGGGGCACATCTCTGAAGGGGTGATCCACCGGGTGGAGCAGATGGACAAGCGCATGCGCAAGCTGGAGCTGGCCGCCCGGGAGATCCCCGACAGCAAGAAGTTCACCCTGCACGGGCCGGAGGACGCCCAGGTCACGCTGGTGGGGTGGGGGACGACCAAGGGGGCGATCCTGGACGCCCTGGAGGAGCTGTCGGCCTTCAACGGGCTGACCTTCAACTTCCTTCAGATCCGGATGATGCGGCCCTTCCCGGCGGAGCCGGTAGGGGCGATCCTGCGGCGGGCCCGTCGGGTGATCCTCATCGAGAACAATTACTCCGGTCAGCTGGGGAACCTGATCCGGGAGATGACCGGCTTCCGGATCCCCCATCGGGTCCTGAAGTATGACGGCCGCCCCTTCACGGTGAACGAGGTCATCGAGGGGGTGCGCCGGGCGCTGCAGGACAACGAGGAGCGGATCGTGATGATCTCCAGCGAAGCCCGGGAGGTGATTCCATGGCCTACGCGGTGA
- a CDS encoding thiamine pyrophosphate-dependent enzyme has protein sequence MAYAVKDYKTEVWVDWCPGCGDFGILNAIHQALAALQLPPHRVAVFSGIGCSGKTPHYIGTYGVHTLHGRVLPVATGFKLAHPEMTVIAVGGDGDGYGIGAGYFLAAGRRNVDLTYIVYNNGVYGLTKGQASPTLPKGVQTKSLPEPNLMEALNPIAVALGAGYTFIARGYAYDVRHLRDLIVAAIQHRGTALIDVLQPCPTYNNIYTREYYNARVYKLEETGYDPVVHNPADEKEIVEKKAQALLKAYENGDRIPIGIFYRVERPTLEDELATRLPHWGKALADLEPIYQRDLTPLLDELS, from the coding sequence ATGGCCTACGCGGTGAAGGACTACAAGACCGAGGTCTGGGTGGACTGGTGCCCGGGGTGCGGGGACTTCGGGATCCTGAACGCCATCCACCAGGCCCTGGCGGCCCTGCAGCTGCCCCCGCATCGGGTGGCGGTCTTCTCCGGGATCGGCTGCTCCGGCAAGACGCCGCACTACATCGGGACCTATGGGGTGCACACGCTCCACGGGCGGGTGCTGCCGGTGGCCACCGGTTTCAAGCTGGCCCACCCGGAGATGACGGTGATCGCCGTGGGGGGCGACGGCGACGGCTATGGGATCGGGGCCGGGTATTTCCTGGCCGCCGGGCGGCGCAACGTGGACCTGACTTACATCGTCTACAACAACGGGGTTTACGGGTTGACCAAGGGCCAGGCTTCTCCGACCTTGCCCAAGGGCGTGCAGACCAAGTCGCTGCCTGAGCCCAACCTGATGGAGGCCCTCAACCCCATCGCCGTGGCCCTGGGGGCGGGTTACACCTTCATCGCCCGCGGCTACGCCTATGATGTGCGGCACCTGCGGGACCTGATCGTGGCCGCCATCCAGCACCGGGGCACCGCCCTCATCGACGTCCTCCAGCCCTGCCCGACCTACAACAACATCTACACGCGGGAGTATTACAACGCCCGCGTCTACAAACTGGAGGAAACGGGCTACGACCCGGTGGTGCATAATCCGGCGGATGAGAAGGAGATCGTGGAGAAAAAGGCTCAGGCGCTGTTGAAGGCCTATGAGAATGGAGATCGGATCCCTATCGGGATCTTTTATCGGGTGGAGCGGCCGACCCTGGAGGACGAGCTGGCAACCCGTCTACCTCACTGGGGGAAGGCCCTGGCGGACCTGGAGCCGATTTACCAGCGGGATCTCACCCCGCTGCTGGACGAGCTGAGCTGA
- a CDS encoding glucosyl-3-phosphoglycerate synthase, giving the protein MSFDQILIPVEEVEAARGLLPLASALCPAERGEITLLGLVALPPERSLSHGAAEARALRQRLMALAAEFPELPLRVRPRIRVSHCPWEEVLHFLQANRVSLMLLPWNGDPDGPVLGAPLARVLQESPCDLLLVRGPIRESWRRILLPVRGGPYTQLAVEVALALAEAWDGQVTLLHAASEARRVAAAFRPLARQFPRITRQMVLHGEIAQAVLEELRHHDGAVLGAPTRPGREEAQGLGPLARALSQGTEKPLILAKAARAFLPGQPRPRGAPAQLPISVLVDKWFAENTFDAEEFSNIEELVALKRAQGVTISLGLPTLNEEATIGPILDIAREALMERYPLLDEIVVIDSASTDRTREIAREKGVPVYIHSEILPEVGSYRGKGEALWKSLYVLRGDVIVWTDTDITNYHPRFIYGLIGPLLRSPRIGLVKGFYRRPIRVGERLQAGGGGRVTELVARPLINLFFPELSGLIQPLSGEYAGRREILEQVPFFTGYGVEIGLLIDILERFGLWSIAQVDLQERIHRNQDLEALSKMAFAIIQVVIRRLEDRHKIQLLEEVNRSMKLIRHEPGRYYLEVEEIGDAERPPMITLPAYRDRFRKQEPALLGLPPGS; this is encoded by the coding sequence ATGTCGTTCGATCAGATCTTGATCCCGGTGGAAGAGGTCGAGGCCGCGCGGGGACTGCTCCCGCTGGCCTCGGCGCTGTGTCCGGCGGAGCGGGGGGAGATCACCTTGCTGGGGCTGGTCGCCCTCCCACCGGAGCGCTCCCTCAGCCATGGGGCGGCGGAGGCCCGGGCGCTGCGCCAGCGGCTGATGGCGCTGGCCGCGGAGTTCCCGGAGCTGCCCCTCCGGGTCCGCCCCCGCATCCGCGTTTCCCATTGCCCATGGGAGGAGGTCCTTCACTTCCTCCAGGCGAACCGGGTCTCGCTGATGCTCCTGCCCTGGAACGGCGATCCGGACGGTCCGGTGCTGGGAGCGCCCCTGGCCCGGGTGCTCCAGGAATCCCCCTGCGATCTCCTCCTGGTCCGCGGTCCGATCCGGGAGAGCTGGCGGCGCATCCTGCTGCCGGTGCGGGGCGGGCCGTATACCCAGCTGGCGGTGGAGGTCGCCTTAGCGCTGGCGGAGGCCTGGGATGGGCAGGTGACCTTGCTCCACGCGGCCTCGGAGGCCCGGCGGGTGGCGGCCGCCTTCCGACCGCTGGCCCGGCAGTTCCCCCGCATCACCCGCCAGATGGTCCTGCACGGCGAGATCGCCCAGGCGGTGCTGGAGGAGCTGCGCCACCACGACGGGGCGGTCCTGGGCGCCCCCACCCGACCGGGCCGGGAGGAGGCTCAGGGTCTGGGGCCGCTGGCCCGTGCCCTGAGCCAGGGGACGGAGAAGCCGTTGATCCTGGCCAAGGCCGCCCGGGCCTTCCTCCCCGGCCAGCCCCGACCGCGGGGCGCGCCCGCCCAGCTCCCCATCTCTGTGTTGGTGGACAAGTGGTTCGCGGAGAACACCTTCGATGCCGAGGAGTTCTCCAACATAGAGGAATTGGTGGCCCTCAAGCGAGCTCAGGGGGTGACCATCAGCTTGGGGCTTCCCACCCTCAACGAGGAGGCCACCATCGGCCCCATCCTGGACATCGCCCGCGAGGCCCTGATGGAGCGCTATCCGCTCCTGGACGAGATCGTGGTGATCGACAGCGCCTCCACCGATCGCACCCGGGAGATCGCGCGGGAGAAGGGCGTCCCGGTATACATCCACTCCGAGATCCTCCCGGAGGTGGGCTCCTATCGGGGCAAAGGGGAGGCGTTGTGGAAGAGCCTCTACGTCCTGCGGGGGGATGTCATCGTCTGGACCGATACGGACATCACCAACTACCATCCCCGCTTCATTTACGGGCTGATCGGCCCGTTGCTGCGCTCCCCGCGCATCGGCCTGGTGAAGGGGTTCTACCGGCGTCCCATCCGGGTGGGGGAGCGGCTGCAAGCGGGGGGCGGCGGGCGGGTGACCGAGCTGGTGGCCCGGCCCCTGATCAACCTGTTCTTCCCGGAGCTCTCCGGGCTGATCCAGCCGCTGTCGGGGGAATACGCCGGCCGCCGGGAGATCCTGGAGCAAGTTCCCTTCTTCACCGGCTACGGGGTGGAGATCGGGCTGCTCATCGACATCCTGGAGCGGTTCGGCCTGTGGTCCATCGCCCAGGTGGATCTGCAGGAGCGAATTCACCGGAACCAGGACCTGGAGGCCCTCTCTAAGATGGCCTTCGCCATCATCCAGGTGGTGATCCGCCGCCTGGAGGACCGGCACAAGATCCAGCTGCTGGAAGAAGTCAACCGCTCCATGAAGCTGATCCGCCATGAGCCGGGCCGCTATTACCTAGAGGTGGAGGAGATCGGGGACGCCGAGCGCCCGCCGATGATCACCCTCCCCGCCTACCGGGACCGGTTTCGGAAACAAGAGCCGGCCCTCCTCGGGTTGCCTCCCGGGTCGTGA
- the rsgA gene encoding ribosome small subunit-dependent GTPase A has translation MRILEEGLVIRTLGAAYDVQGPDGVVRCVLRGRLRRQTEGPQRPVIGDRVQFERVSPKEGAIIAILPRRTALVRREPLDPEKAHVIAANLDQIVAVFAAVPEPDLFQIDRYLAVAEASGLPALLVLNKIDLAEDLSALRERFAEYEELGYPVLYTSAVTGAGLEALRERVRGKISAFIGPSGVGKSSLLNALQPGLGLRVGSINPRTGMGRHTTTRSELIPFEGGYLADTPGLRDIGVWGIRPEDLAACFPEMRPYIGRCEFSDCLHLEEPGCAVRRAVARGEIRRRRYESYRRILIEQQAARAP, from the coding sequence ATGCGGATCCTGGAAGAGGGACTGGTGATCCGGACGCTGGGCGCGGCGTATGATGTGCAGGGCCCGGATGGAGTGGTGCGGTGCGTGCTGCGGGGGCGTCTGCGGCGCCAGACGGAGGGTCCCCAGCGGCCGGTGATCGGGGACCGCGTGCAATTCGAGCGGGTCTCCCCGAAGGAGGGGGCCATCATCGCCATCCTCCCCCGGCGCACCGCCCTGGTCCGCCGTGAGCCGCTGGACCCGGAGAAGGCCCACGTCATTGCCGCCAACCTGGATCAGATCGTGGCGGTCTTCGCCGCCGTCCCGGAGCCCGACCTCTTCCAGATCGACCGCTATCTGGCGGTGGCCGAAGCCAGCGGCCTTCCCGCCCTCCTGGTCCTCAACAAGATCGACCTGGCGGAGGATCTCTCGGCACTCCGGGAGCGCTTCGCGGAGTATGAGGAGCTGGGCTATCCGGTGCTGTATACCAGCGCGGTCACCGGGGCCGGCCTCGAAGCGCTGCGGGAGCGGGTGCGGGGGAAGATCAGCGCCTTCATCGGCCCCTCCGGGGTGGGCAAATCCAGCCTGCTGAACGCCCTCCAGCCCGGCCTGGGGTTGCGCGTGGGGTCCATCAACCCGCGGACCGGGATGGGTCGTCATACCACCACCCGCAGCGAGCTGATCCCCTTTGAAGGCGGATATCTGGCCGACACCCCTGGCTTGCGGGACATCGGTGTGTGGGGGATCCGGCCGGAGGACCTGGCGGCGTGTTTCCCGGAGATGCGCCCCTATATCGGCCGCTGTGAGTTCTCCGACTGCCTCCATCTGGAAGAGCCCGGCTGCGCCGTCCGCCGGGCGGTGGCCCGTGGGGAGATCCGCCGGCGTCGCTACGAGAGCTACCGGCGGATCCTGATCGAGCAACAGGCGGCCCGCGCCCCATAG
- a CDS encoding Uma2 family endonuclease has translation MGVKVRLTAADLWRMGEGDVRRELVDGEVIEMSPVGGVHGELTLEIGRRLAEHVRRHSLGRVMVGDVGFVLRLPWDPERVRAPDVAFVAAERLPEGKLPAGFIEGAPDLAVEVLSPNDNPVDLQQKVRDYLEAGARRVWVVAPEARTVTMYRPDGTARFLREHEVLEGEDVLPGLAIPLTELFGP, from the coding sequence ATGGGCGTGAAGGTGCGGTTGACGGCGGCGGATCTGTGGCGGATGGGGGAGGGGGATGTCCGTCGCGAGCTCGTGGATGGGGAGGTCATCGAGATGTCACCGGTTGGCGGCGTGCATGGAGAGCTCACCCTGGAGATCGGCCGCCGGCTCGCTGAGCATGTCCGGCGGCATTCCCTGGGCCGCGTGATGGTGGGCGATGTGGGGTTTGTTTTGAGGCTTCCCTGGGATCCGGAGCGGGTGCGGGCGCCGGACGTGGCCTTCGTTGCGGCGGAGCGATTGCCGGAGGGGAAGCTCCCGGCGGGGTTCATCGAGGGGGCGCCAGATCTGGCGGTGGAGGTGCTGTCGCCGAACGACAACCCGGTGGATCTGCAGCAGAAAGTGCGGGACTACCTGGAGGCGGGGGCGCGGCGGGTGTGGGTGGTGGCCCCGGAGGCGCGGACGGTGACGATGTATCGGCCGGACGGGACGGCGCGGTTCCTGCGGGAGCATGAGGTGCTGGAGGGGGAAGATGTGTTGCCCGGCCTGGCCATCCCCCTCACCGAGCTCTTCGGGCCGTGA